One part of the Thiothrix nivea DSM 5205 genome encodes these proteins:
- the rpoE gene encoding RNA polymerase sigma factor RpoE produces the protein MGASLTDLELVQRVQSGDKRSFDILVLKYQHKVINLVLRYVHDHDTAQDVAQEAFIKAYRGLKNFRGESAFYTWLYRIAINTAKNYLVSQSRRLPDVDIGADEAEQFSGESALKEYATPEREMLTAEIQEVITSAIEELPEDLRTAIILRELEGMSYEEIAVTMECPIGTVRSRIFRARESIDKVLRPLLG, from the coding sequence ATGGGCGCTAGTCTAACCGACCTCGAACTGGTGCAGCGGGTCCAGTCGGGGGATAAACGATCATTTGATATTCTGGTCCTGAAATACCAGCACAAGGTTATCAATCTGGTGTTGCGCTATGTACATGACCACGACACTGCCCAGGATGTGGCGCAGGAAGCTTTCATTAAAGCCTACCGTGGGTTGAAAAACTTCCGTGGTGAAAGCGCTTTTTACACCTGGCTTTACCGTATTGCCATCAATACCGCCAAAAATTATCTGGTGTCGCAGAGCCGCCGTTTGCCTGATGTCGATATTGGTGCAGATGAAGCGGAACAATTTAGTGGTGAGTCTGCTCTAAAGGAGTATGCCACGCCAGAGCGCGAGATGTTGACGGCGGAAATCCAGGAGGTGATTACCTCGGCAATCGAGGAATTACCCGAGGATTTGCGCACGGCCATCATTCTGCGTGAGCTGGAGGGCATGAGTTACGAAGAAATTGCAGTGACAATGGAATGTCCAATAGGTACTGTGCGTTCGCGGATTTTCCGGGCGCGTGAGTC
- the nadB gene encoding L-aspartate oxidase: MYDVLIIGSGAAGLTLALSLPENCRIAVLSKDVITEGSTVYAQGGISAVLDATDSVDSHIEDTLNAGAGLCDAEAVRFTVENGATSIGWLLDAGVPFTREEHDTSRLHLTREGGHSHRRIAHAADASGAAIENTLVSQIRQRANITTLEHHIAVDLITSRKLGYRNNRCMGAYVLNRKSKRIITVEARFTVLATGGASKVYLYTSNPDGASGDGIAMAWRAGCRIANMEFMQFHPTCLYHPHAKSSLITEAVRGEGGRLLLPDGTRFMPKFDPRAELAPRDIVARAIDHEMKRLGLDCVYLDISHKPKDFILSHFPNVYATCEKFGYDMSKEPVPVVPAAHYTCGGVMVDQDGRTDVDALYCIGEASYTGLHGANRMASNSLLECVVYGKSSAEDITARLNEAALDLPIPHWDESRVTDSDERVVITHNWDEIRRFMWDYVGIVRTTKRLQRALNRMELLLREIDEYYANFRVTSDLIELRNLALVAWLIIRSALNRPESRGLHYTLDFPKLNHKLDGIPTVLDPITTYHPY, translated from the coding sequence ATGTACGATGTACTCATCATCGGTAGTGGCGCTGCCGGCCTGACCCTGGCATTGAGCCTGCCCGAAAATTGCCGAATTGCCGTCCTGAGCAAGGATGTCATCACGGAAGGCAGCACTGTTTACGCCCAGGGCGGCATTTCCGCTGTGCTAGACGCAACCGACAGCGTGGATTCGCATATTGAGGATACCTTGAATGCCGGGGCAGGCTTGTGTGATGCCGAAGCCGTGCGTTTTACGGTGGAAAATGGCGCAACATCCATCGGCTGGCTGCTGGATGCAGGCGTCCCGTTTACCCGCGAGGAACATGATACCAGCCGCTTGCATCTGACCCGTGAAGGCGGCCACAGCCATCGCCGCATCGCCCATGCTGCCGATGCCAGCGGTGCCGCCATTGAAAACACGCTGGTCAGCCAGATTCGCCAGCGCGCCAACATCACCACGCTGGAACACCATATTGCGGTCGACCTAATCACCTCCCGCAAGCTGGGTTACCGCAACAACCGCTGCATGGGTGCGTATGTGCTAAACCGTAAAAGCAAGCGCATCATCACCGTGGAAGCGCGTTTCACCGTACTGGCAACCGGCGGGGCAAGCAAGGTTTACCTGTACACCAGCAACCCCGACGGAGCCAGCGGCGACGGCATCGCCATGGCCTGGCGTGCCGGTTGCCGGATCGCCAACATGGAATTCATGCAGTTCCATCCAACCTGTCTTTACCATCCACACGCCAAATCCAGCCTGATTACCGAAGCAGTGCGCGGCGAAGGCGGGCGGCTGCTGTTGCCGGATGGCACCCGTTTCATGCCCAAATTCGACCCACGCGCCGAACTCGCCCCCCGCGACATCGTGGCGCGCGCCATCGACCATGAAATGAAGCGGCTGGGGCTAGATTGCGTCTACCTCGACATCAGCCACAAGCCCAAAGACTTTATCCTCAGCCACTTCCCCAACGTGTATGCCACCTGCGAAAAATTTGGCTATGACATGAGCAAGGAACCGGTTCCGGTTGTACCTGCTGCCCATTACACTTGCGGCGGCGTGATGGTGGATCAGGATGGCCGCACCGATGTGGATGCACTGTATTGCATCGGTGAAGCCTCCTACACTGGCCTGCACGGAGCCAACCGCATGGCCAGCAATTCCCTGCTGGAATGTGTTGTCTATGGCAAATCCAGCGCTGAAGACATCACGGCACGCCTGAATGAAGCTGCCCTCGACCTGCCGATTCCACACTGGGATGAAAGCCGCGTCACTGACTCGGATGAGCGCGTAGTCATTACCCACAACTGGGATGAAATCCGCCGCTTCATGTGGGATTACGTCGGCATTGTGCGAACCACCAAGCGCCTGCAACGCGCCCTCAACCGCATGGAACTGCTGTTGCGGGAAATCGACGAGTATTACGCCAACTTCCGCGTGACCAGCGACCTGATTGAACTACGCAATCTCGCGCTGGTGGCATGGCTGATTATCCGCTCCGCCTTAAACCGGCCAGAAAGCCGTGGTTTGCACTACACGCTGGATTTCCCCAAACTCAACCACAAACTGGATGGCATACCGACGGTTTTAGACCCGATTACCACCTACCATCCTTACTGA